In Fluviispira sanaruensis, a genomic segment contains:
- a CDS encoding RelA/SpoT family protein, with translation MGSENTKTPPNQPEAQESDSTQTPNEDIEKIALDAYLSLKEKCMSYLSESSEPILYKAFKFAHNLHAGQRRKSGEPYIIHPLAVAEILAEFKIDETSLVAAILHDVVEDTHVSVEEVSHEFGESVAALVEGLTKLAKVQFRSSQEKMAENFRKMIVAMSRDIRVIIVKLADRTHNMRTLRALSLEKRQRIAEETLEIYAPLAGRLGMYKIKAELEDLCLRELKPSVYYSLISRVAQKKTERDKIIETAREHLALKLKESGIEAKVYGRAKHFYSIYRKMSDKQMEFEDIYDLFALRVIVDSPNECYETLGIIHNIYRPVPGRFKDFIAMPKANLYQSLHTTIVAAKGELLEVQIRTAQMHHIAENGIAAHWAYKERRKEAEGNKLNPVDFEKFKWLKQIVRHQKELSDPDEFMEAVKVDLFDEEVYVFSPKGDVFELRKGSTCLDFAFAIHTDLGLRTTGAKINGRIATLRTRLHSGDVIELLVGNKIRATKDWLNFTTTTKARNKIRAWLRSEERTHAKQLGQEMLEEELTKIGSSFEKVQKMGVFQEINKFFSVGGFEDLILQIGYGKLDAKAVVQKLSLALPIQKNEVLSEPSKTIQQELIEVQTAQEILKNKQSKKKIDSEDAVRVQGMTGIIVRMARCCEPLPGQPIVGFVSRSRGVTVHAANCSWALSNDPARRVDCTWNVVTAGAHNVRVRITAHDKPGILAAITKVVSSSQINIGGMECFTNPQKRAVILLKLELADIHQLKDIHQKIEAVDGIIHVERTMG, from the coding sequence ATGGGATCTGAAAATACGAAGACACCACCAAATCAACCTGAAGCTCAAGAGTCAGACTCTACGCAAACTCCCAATGAAGATATAGAGAAAATAGCACTTGATGCCTACCTATCTCTCAAAGAAAAATGCATGAGCTATTTGTCAGAATCATCTGAACCCATTCTCTATAAAGCGTTTAAATTTGCCCACAATTTGCATGCTGGGCAAAGAAGAAAAAGTGGTGAACCGTATATTATTCACCCGCTTGCAGTTGCAGAAATCCTCGCTGAATTCAAAATCGATGAAACCTCTTTAGTTGCTGCTATTTTACATGATGTGGTAGAAGACACACATGTGTCGGTAGAAGAAGTCTCTCATGAATTTGGTGAGTCCGTCGCAGCTTTAGTTGAGGGTTTGACGAAATTAGCAAAAGTTCAATTCCGTTCCTCACAAGAAAAGATGGCAGAAAATTTTAGAAAAATGATTGTCGCTATGTCGCGTGATATCCGCGTAATCATAGTAAAACTTGCAGATAGAACCCATAATATGCGGACACTCCGTGCTCTGAGTCTTGAAAAAAGACAGCGCATCGCTGAAGAAACACTTGAAATTTATGCGCCCTTAGCAGGACGTTTGGGTATGTATAAAATAAAAGCAGAACTTGAAGATCTCTGTCTCAGAGAGCTGAAACCATCTGTTTATTATAGCCTTATTTCGCGAGTGGCACAAAAGAAAACGGAAAGAGATAAGATCATTGAAACGGCTCGAGAGCATCTTGCTTTAAAGCTAAAAGAGTCTGGTATTGAGGCTAAAGTTTATGGTAGAGCAAAACATTTTTACTCTATTTATCGCAAAATGTCTGACAAGCAAATGGAATTTGAGGATATTTACGATCTCTTTGCGTTGCGCGTCATTGTTGATTCACCTAATGAGTGTTATGAAACATTAGGAATCATTCATAATATTTATAGACCCGTGCCTGGTCGCTTTAAGGATTTTATAGCAATGCCAAAGGCAAACTTATATCAAAGTTTGCACACGACTATTGTTGCAGCAAAAGGTGAATTGCTTGAAGTTCAGATTCGTACTGCACAAATGCACCATATTGCTGAAAATGGGATTGCGGCCCATTGGGCATACAAAGAACGCAGAAAAGAAGCTGAAGGTAACAAATTAAATCCTGTTGATTTCGAAAAATTTAAATGGCTGAAGCAAATTGTTCGTCATCAAAAAGAATTATCAGATCCAGATGAATTTATGGAAGCTGTAAAAGTCGATCTTTTTGATGAAGAAGTTTACGTCTTTTCTCCTAAAGGAGATGTGTTTGAATTACGGAAAGGATCGACTTGTCTTGATTTTGCTTTCGCAATTCATACCGATCTAGGTCTCAGAACAACCGGTGCAAAAATCAATGGACGGATTGCTACGTTACGGACACGTCTCCACAGTGGTGATGTCATTGAACTTCTTGTTGGCAATAAAATTAGAGCCACGAAGGATTGGTTAAATTTTACGACAACCACGAAAGCTCGGAATAAAATTCGTGCTTGGTTACGCAGTGAAGAACGAACGCATGCTAAGCAACTTGGTCAGGAAATGCTTGAAGAAGAACTGACAAAAATAGGATCAAGTTTTGAAAAAGTTCAGAAAATGGGTGTTTTCCAAGAAATCAACAAATTTTTTAGCGTGGGTGGCTTTGAGGATCTTATCCTACAAATTGGGTACGGAAAACTTGATGCAAAGGCTGTTGTACAAAAGCTATCGCTTGCATTGCCAATTCAAAAAAATGAAGTTTTATCTGAACCGAGTAAAACGATTCAACAAGAGTTGATCGAAGTTCAAACTGCTCAAGAAATTTTAAAGAACAAGCAAAGTAAAAAGAAAATTGACAGTGAAGATGCCGTTCGCGTTCAAGGAATGACTGGTATCATTGTGAGAATGGCGCGTTGTTGTGAGCCGCTTCCAGGACAGCCAATAGTTGGATTTGTTTCAAGAAGTCGGGGTGTTACTGTGCATGCGGCCAATTGTTCTTGGGCGCTTTCAAATGACCCAGCAAGGCGAGTAGATTGTACTTGGAACGTTGTTACGGCCGGAGCACACAATGTGCGCGTGCGTATTACGGCCCATGATAAACCAGGAATATTAGCGGCTATAACCAAAGTCGTCTCCTCGTCGCAGATCAATATTGGAGGAATGGAGTGTTTTACAAATCCGCAAAAAAGAGCTGTCATTTTATTAAAACTTGAATTAGCTGATATTCATCAGCTAAAGGATATACATCAGAAAATAGAAGCCGTAGACGGAATTATCCATGTGGAAAGAACTATGGGATGA
- the glsA gene encoding glutaminase A, translated as MVYGLKNKKRNFILTCIVLISASLSLPVFSKSQFSAKEVINKVYQEVKNSEKKLSEQEKGKVADYIPELAAANPEYFAISIANINGGIESIGDFNVPFSIQSISKPFIYGLALKDHQNNSKFSVDDRVGLNATGHAFNSIVSITEKEDHKQNPMVNAGAIQVTSYLKEGAERDKWKHALNYMNSLSDGKAFLGEKVYRSESATNQNNQKIANMLFDFKMIDENPMDALDRYTKACSIMVTTKQLALMGATLANGGLNPVSKKRILSNSQVINILSQMVVSGLYENSGAWWTEVGLPTKSGVAGGLLAVYPHKYAIAVFSPRLDKAGNSVRGQAVIKKISQMYNLHLLH; from the coding sequence ATGGTTTATGGGTTGAAAAACAAAAAACGGAATTTTATTTTAACTTGTATTGTTTTAATTTCAGCATCTTTAAGTTTACCTGTATTTAGTAAAAGTCAATTTTCAGCTAAAGAAGTCATTAATAAAGTCTATCAGGAAGTTAAAAATTCTGAAAAGAAATTAAGTGAACAAGAAAAAGGAAAAGTAGCTGATTATATTCCTGAATTGGCTGCTGCTAATCCAGAATATTTTGCAATTTCGATTGCTAATATTAATGGTGGCATTGAGAGTATTGGTGATTTTAATGTGCCTTTTTCCATCCAATCTATTTCAAAACCTTTTATCTATGGTTTAGCTCTTAAAGATCACCAAAATAATTCAAAGTTTTCTGTAGATGATCGTGTGGGTTTAAATGCCACTGGTCATGCTTTTAACTCAATAGTTTCAATCACTGAAAAAGAAGATCACAAACAAAATCCCATGGTGAACGCAGGTGCAATTCAAGTCACAAGTTATTTAAAAGAGGGCGCAGAACGTGACAAATGGAAGCATGCTTTAAATTATATGAATAGTTTATCAGATGGTAAAGCTTTTTTAGGTGAAAAAGTTTATCGCTCAGAATCTGCAACCAATCAAAATAATCAAAAAATTGCTAATATGTTATTCGACTTTAAAATGATAGATGAAAACCCAATGGATGCACTCGATCGCTACACTAAAGCTTGTTCTATTATGGTGACCACAAAACAATTGGCTTTGATGGGTGCAACGCTCGCAAATGGTGGATTGAATCCAGTGAGCAAAAAACGCATTTTAAGCAATTCACAAGTGATAAATATTCTTTCACAAATGGTAGTGAGCGGTTTGTACGAAAACAGTGGCGCATGGTGGACAGAAGTGGGCTTGCCGACAAAAAGCGGTGTTGCAGGTGGTCTTTTAGCTGTGTACCCTCATAAATATGCGATTGCTGTTTTTTCTCCACGTCTTGATAAAGCGGGTAACAGTGTGCGTGGCCAAGCCGTAATAAAGAAAATTTCACAAATGTACAATCTGCATCTGTTACATTAA
- a CDS encoding tetratricopeptide repeat protein, protein MENSQPENKNTIRILLVDEKREARSFFSGFIKASDSFTVTTAANCGVAFEILESECHDIHFILFDWKMKEVQGNIFAQQVRQNHNYDHIDFITYSQHFDDEDKYLMAELDIIYTFPKIINGNSFMLKMTEIKTKYLAQTELHRKLKKLEHAIHTENIKLCDEILQDPLVKEEINTNPRFFHIGGEIHMLKNQYGEAIDFFQSHIKDETKSNAMLTLKAMSSLGKALCLAGRFDEALMIFERLEAKSSKNISHKCMSGEALLGLNKNFMAEEKFKEAVNLNPNDTTALLGLGKVNSLNGRHEEAKGFFNKIEGDFENKHLASFYNNKGVSLVKHHKYDQAISFYKSAIQYFQKYKGHINFNLGLAHFRKGDIKEASTYFQEALASNEFDLIPEKKLLLELQIKGATKFEEEYSAKLGKKSKHEH, encoded by the coding sequence ATGGAAAACAGCCAGCCCGAAAATAAAAACACGATTAGAATCCTCTTAGTGGATGAAAAAAGAGAAGCTCGCTCATTTTTTTCTGGATTTATCAAGGCAAGTGATAGTTTTACAGTCACAACTGCAGCAAATTGTGGGGTTGCTTTTGAAATTTTAGAATCAGAATGTCATGATATACACTTTATATTATTTGATTGGAAAATGAAGGAAGTTCAAGGCAATATTTTTGCTCAACAAGTGCGGCAAAATCATAATTATGATCATATTGATTTTATAACATATTCTCAACATTTTGATGATGAAGATAAATATCTCATGGCAGAATTAGATATTATTTACACTTTTCCAAAAATAATAAATGGCAATTCATTTATGCTAAAAATGACTGAAATCAAAACTAAATATTTGGCACAAACCGAGCTTCATCGGAAACTTAAAAAACTAGAACATGCTATTCATACAGAGAATATTAAATTATGCGATGAAATTCTCCAGGATCCTCTTGTCAAAGAAGAGATAAATACTAATCCGCGTTTTTTTCATATTGGTGGAGAAATTCATATGCTCAAAAACCAATATGGAGAAGCTATCGATTTTTTTCAAAGTCATATTAAAGATGAGACAAAAAGTAACGCCATGCTTACATTAAAAGCCATGAGCTCTCTTGGCAAAGCTCTTTGTCTCGCAGGGAGATTTGATGAAGCTCTTATGATTTTTGAACGGCTCGAAGCAAAAAGTTCTAAAAATATTTCACATAAATGCATGTCTGGCGAAGCACTTCTCGGATTAAATAAAAATTTTATGGCAGAAGAAAAATTTAAAGAAGCGGTAAATCTCAATCCAAATGATACCACAGCTTTATTAGGCCTTGGGAAAGTTAATTCATTAAATGGAAGACATGAGGAAGCAAAAGGGTTTTTTAATAAAATTGAGGGAGATTTTGAAAACAAACACCTTGCTAGTTTTTATAATAACAAAGGTGTTTCGTTAGTTAAGCACCATAAATACGATCAAGCGATTTCATTTTATAAAAGTGCTATTCAATATTTTCAGAAATACAAGGGACATATCAATTTTAATTTAGGGCTAGCTCATTTTAGAAAAGGCGATATTAAAGAAGCCAGCACATACTTTCAAGAAGCTCTTGCCTCTAATGAATTCGATCTTATTCCTGAGAAAAAATTATTATTAGAATTACAGATAAAAGGTGCTACAAAGTTTGAGGAAGAATACTCCGCAAAGCTCGGTAAAAAAAGTAAGCACGAGCATTGA
- the nrfD gene encoding NrfD/PsrC family molybdoenzyme membrane anchor subunit: MEHSVELKGRDPVDRRPLLVTGKDASFHTVTQSVATLAGRKAGPGWYIVFGLSGLGVGLLLVSLAYLFWEGIGVWGNNNRVDWAWDITNFVFWIEIAHAGTLIAAILLLFRQKWRTSINRIAEGMTIFAVMAAAIFPAVHIGRPWFAYWLFPFPNQMEMWTNFKSPLEWDVFAVNTYLSIGVIFWYVGMIPDLGTLRDQAKSKIGKLAYGFFALGWRGSARQWVNYERACILLAGIATPAVFSTAGIVSLDFATSILPGWHATIFPPYFIAGAIFSGFCLCLNLLIMVRSIFNFKDLVTDRHIEICAKFILFTSIIMAYVYVIEFFTIFYSGNPYEKFWNWNRINGPYGWAYWAMVILNIAIPQTFWVKKWRNNVIWLFVAAILINIGMWLERFVLIVTTLSRTFLPSSWGYFIPSFWDISLFIGSIALFFHLFCLFVRYLPMVNMAEVKGVMPQADPHLKPDLNSHH; encoded by the coding sequence ATGGAACATTCGGTTGAACTCAAAGGGCGCGATCCAGTCGACAGACGCCCTCTTCTTGTTACAGGAAAAGATGCTTCTTTTCATACGGTAACACAATCTGTTGCCACCCTCGCAGGGCGCAAAGCTGGGCCAGGTTGGTACATAGTATTTGGACTCTCTGGACTTGGAGTTGGACTTCTTCTTGTCTCACTCGCGTATCTTTTTTGGGAAGGGATCGGTGTTTGGGGAAACAATAACCGAGTTGATTGGGCATGGGATATTACAAACTTTGTTTTTTGGATTGAAATTGCTCACGCTGGAACACTGATTGCAGCAATTCTTCTTTTGTTTAGACAAAAGTGGCGCACTTCTATTAACAGAATTGCCGAAGGGATGACAATTTTTGCCGTCATGGCAGCAGCTATTTTCCCAGCAGTGCATATTGGACGTCCCTGGTTTGCCTATTGGCTTTTCCCATTTCCTAACCAAATGGAAATGTGGACGAACTTTAAAAGCCCGCTTGAATGGGACGTTTTTGCTGTTAATACATACTTAAGCATTGGTGTGATTTTCTGGTATGTTGGTATGATTCCTGACCTTGGAACACTCCGTGACCAAGCAAAATCCAAAATCGGTAAACTTGCTTATGGCTTCTTTGCCCTTGGTTGGCGCGGATCTGCACGTCAATGGGTAAACTATGAAAGAGCTTGCATATTGCTTGCAGGTATAGCAACTCCTGCAGTTTTCTCAACTGCGGGAATCGTATCCCTCGACTTTGCAACTTCTATCCTACCAGGCTGGCATGCAACAATCTTCCCACCTTACTTCATTGCAGGTGCAATTTTCTCAGGTTTTTGTCTCTGCTTAAATCTATTAATCATGGTTCGCTCAATTTTCAACTTCAAAGATCTTGTGACAGATAGACATATCGAAATCTGTGCAAAATTCATTCTCTTCACCAGTATTATTATGGCTTATGTATATGTGATTGAATTTTTCACAATTTTTTACAGTGGTAACCCATATGAAAAGTTTTGGAACTGGAATCGTATCAATGGTCCTTATGGCTGGGCTTATTGGGCAATGGTTATTTTGAATATTGCTATTCCACAAACATTCTGGGTTAAGAAGTGGAGAAACAATGTCATTTGGCTTTTTGTTGCAGCTATTCTAATAAATATAGGAATGTGGCTTGAACGCTTTGTCCTAATTGTGACAACTCTCAGCAGAACATTTTTACCTTCCTCTTGGGGTTATTTTATTCCATCGTTTTGGGATATCTCATTATTTATTGGTTCTATTGCCCTTTTCTTTCATTTATTCTGCCTTTTCGTCCGTTACCTTCCAATGGTTAATATGGCTGAAGTGAAAGGGGTTATGCCGCAAGCGGATCCTCATTTAAAGCCCGATTTGAACTCTCATCATTAA
- a CDS encoding APC family permease, producing MLPKRNVGLIGVTLASVGSMVGSGWLFGPLYAAQMAGPASITSWLLGGFCFVFIVLTFAELASMFPIMGGLTSYPFFTHGKFSGVLTGWIYFLCFVTISPIESLAVVQYASNYFPELVMRTTGKPELSVIGYITSALILFIIIFINRYSVKFLTRTNTLATIWKLFVPLAIAVAFIFSPSSDFSNINHFHGFAPNGLQGIMASLSVGGIIFAFGGFQSGIILAGETKNPQRNIPLAALSSILIVTLLYCLIQFAFIIAIPAESLSEGWSKLSFSGDMGPFAGLALAAGFTFLCSLLYLDAVVSPFGSGLMMTSTTSRVLRTLGTIGAAPKAMTRLNKHGSPETSLWVCFFVGLILIFPFPGWKEMVTFLTSSFVLTLSVTPIALMVLRDKYPEAKRPFKLPFYHIMSLIAFCICGLMMHWIGFIVLLKLSIIITLFTIIFAIIKYREGKVVFAKYNFKCSLWLIAYLIGFTIINYFSAFGSGIQKLSTFEGNMCAVFFSILIFYIACKNSLNKENVIKNINEFNLK from the coding sequence GTGTTGCCTAAACGAAATGTCGGTTTAATCGGAGTGACTTTAGCTTCTGTTGGGAGCATGGTCGGTTCTGGGTGGCTGTTTGGCCCTCTTTACGCTGCACAAATGGCAGGTCCCGCTTCAATCACATCATGGCTTTTGGGTGGATTTTGTTTCGTTTTTATTGTTCTTACATTTGCAGAACTTGCGTCCATGTTTCCTATTATGGGTGGATTAACGAGTTATCCCTTTTTTACCCATGGAAAATTTTCTGGTGTTTTAACTGGGTGGATTTATTTTCTCTGTTTTGTAACCATATCACCAATAGAATCTTTGGCAGTCGTGCAATATGCAAGCAATTATTTTCCAGAACTTGTGATGCGGACAACTGGTAAACCAGAACTATCAGTGATAGGATATATTACTTCTGCCTTAATTTTATTTATTATTATTTTTATCAATCGTTATAGCGTAAAATTTCTTACGCGCACGAATACTCTTGCAACTATTTGGAAATTATTTGTTCCTTTAGCAATTGCGGTAGCTTTTATATTCAGCCCATCAAGTGATTTTTCAAATATCAATCATTTTCATGGATTTGCGCCGAATGGTTTACAAGGAATAATGGCAAGCTTATCGGTTGGGGGCATCATCTTTGCATTTGGTGGTTTTCAATCAGGCATAATTTTAGCGGGTGAAACAAAAAACCCGCAAAGAAATATTCCGCTCGCTGCTTTGTCTTCTATTTTAATTGTTACTTTATTGTATTGCCTTATTCAATTTGCATTTATTATAGCCATACCAGCAGAAAGTTTAAGTGAAGGTTGGAGTAAATTAAGCTTTTCAGGCGATATGGGACCTTTTGCAGGTCTGGCCTTAGCAGCTGGTTTTACTTTCTTATGCAGTCTCCTATACCTCGATGCCGTTGTTTCTCCCTTTGGCTCAGGCCTTATGATGACTTCAACAACTTCCCGTGTTTTGCGTACTCTTGGAACCATAGGTGCAGCTCCAAAAGCTATGACTCGCTTAAATAAACATGGCTCTCCAGAAACGTCTCTTTGGGTTTGTTTCTTTGTTGGACTTATACTTATTTTCCCTTTTCCAGGATGGAAGGAAATGGTTACATTTTTAACCTCATCTTTTGTGTTGACTTTATCTGTAACGCCTATAGCACTTATGGTTTTAAGAGATAAATATCCAGAAGCCAAAAGACCATTTAAATTGCCCTTTTATCATATTATGTCACTGATCGCATTCTGTATTTGTGGCCTTATGATGCACTGGATTGGATTTATTGTTCTGCTTAAATTATCAATTATTATTACTTTATTTACGATCATTTTTGCCATTATAAAATACAGAGAAGGTAAAGTGGTTTTCGCCAAATATAATTTTAAATGTTCCCTTTGGTTAATTGCTTATTTAATTGGATTTACAATTATAAATTACTTTTCAGCATTTGGCAGTGGAATTCAAAAGCTTTCCACCTTTGAAGGAAATATGTGCGCAGTATTCTTCAGCATATTAATATTCTATATAGCTTGCAAAAACTCATTAAATAAGGAAAATGTTATTAAAAATATAAATGAATTTAATTTAAAATAA
- a CDS encoding proline dehydrogenase family protein, which yields MSSIPFYAKKFVSGINIEEAFAVVERLNDKKICVTLDLLGENISEKQQAIKFVDEYDILLKKISEKKLDCYVSIKLTMLGLDIDFDFCYNNLSQIMRIADHYNIRVALDMEGSDYTERTIVIYERAAKEFKNIEIVLQAYLVRTEDDVKRILAANGRVRLCKGAYKEPPEKAIKKMSQIVENYKKLIQKLLLEGQRICIASHDDDIIDFCIEFIEKNNIPKDRYEFQMLYGMREKTWSRIREKGHNMTIYVPYGDQWQAYYARRLAERKENVFFVLKNLFKS from the coding sequence ATGAGCTCTATTCCATTCTATGCAAAAAAATTTGTTTCCGGAATAAATATCGAAGAAGCTTTTGCTGTTGTAGAGCGACTTAATGATAAAAAAATATGTGTTACCCTTGATCTTCTTGGTGAAAATATCAGCGAAAAACAACAAGCCATAAAATTTGTTGACGAATATGATATTCTACTTAAAAAAATTTCTGAAAAAAAATTAGACTGTTACGTTTCAATAAAACTCACAATGCTGGGTCTCGATATTGATTTTGATTTTTGTTACAATAATCTCTCTCAAATTATGCGCATTGCAGATCACTATAATATTCGTGTCGCTCTCGATATGGAAGGAAGTGATTATACGGAACGGACGATTGTCATTTACGAAAGAGCTGCAAAAGAGTTTAAAAATATTGAAATTGTTTTACAAGCTTATTTAGTCAGAACAGAAGATGATGTTAAGCGAATTTTGGCTGCAAATGGAAGGGTTCGACTTTGTAAAGGTGCATATAAGGAGCCTCCAGAAAAAGCCATAAAAAAAATGTCACAAATTGTTGAAAATTATAAAAAACTCATTCAAAAACTCCTACTTGAAGGGCAAAGAATATGCATTGCCTCACATGATGACGATATTATTGATTTTTGCATAGAATTTATTGAGAAAAATAATATTCCAAAAGATAGGTATGAGTTCCAAATGTTGTACGGAATGCGAGAAAAAACTTGGTCCCGTATTCGCGAGAAAGGTCATAACATGACAATTTATGTCCCCTATGGTGATCAGTGGCAAGCATACTATGCGCGCCGACTTGCTGAGAGGAAAGAAAATGTCTTTTTCGTTCTTAAGAATTTATTTAAATCTTGA